In the Magnetospira sp. QH-2 genome, one interval contains:
- a CDS encoding carbon-nitrogen hydrolase family protein, with product MTQGFVAACVQLNNGRETAENLSRVVSMIHQAAETAAFVALPENADRLEPDIDRLRAGAEPEGSHQALIAFRQAAKSSRVWLLVGSVCVRKDDGDLANRSYMINPEGDITARYDKIHMFDVDLANGESYRESDRCTPGDRAVVAETPWGGVGMTVCYDLRFPHLHRDLAKRGAFMLAGPAAFTQRTGEAHWEILLRARAIETGSFVVAPAQCGTHAEGRQTFGHSLIIDPWGKVLVDGGPDPGIVTALIDPDHGTKVRRMIPSLTHDRDFHAG from the coding sequence ATGACCCAGGGCTTCGTTGCCGCCTGTGTACAGTTGAACAACGGCCGTGAGACGGCGGAAAACCTGTCCCGTGTGGTGTCGATGATCCATCAGGCGGCCGAGACGGCGGCATTCGTGGCCCTACCGGAAAACGCCGACCGCCTGGAACCGGACATCGACCGGTTGCGCGCCGGTGCCGAGCCCGAAGGGTCCCATCAGGCCCTGATCGCCTTTCGCCAGGCAGCCAAATCCAGCCGGGTCTGGCTGCTGGTTGGCTCGGTCTGTGTGCGCAAGGATGACGGCGATCTGGCCAATCGGTCCTATATGATCAATCCCGAAGGTGACATCACCGCCCGCTATGACAAGATCCATATGTTCGACGTGGATTTGGCCAATGGCGAGAGCTATCGCGAATCCGACCGCTGCACACCGGGGGATCGAGCAGTGGTGGCCGAAACCCCTTGGGGAGGAGTCGGGATGACGGTTTGCTATGACCTGCGCTTTCCTCATCTGCATCGGGACCTGGCCAAGCGGGGAGCCTTCATGCTGGCCGGTCCGGCGGCCTTTACCCAACGCACCGGCGAGGCCCATTGGGAAATCCTGCTGCGCGCCCGGGCCATCGAGACCGGCTCCTTTGTTGTCGCGCCGGCCCAGTGCGGCACCCATGCCGAAGGCCGCCAGACCTTCGGCCACTCGTTGATCATCGACCCCTGGGGCAAAGTGCTGGTGGACGGTGGCCCGGACCCGGGAATCGTCACCGCCTTGATCGACCCGGATCATGGGACAAAGGTGCGCCGCATGATCCCGTCGCTGACTCACGACCGGGACTTCCATGCCGGGTGA
- a CDS encoding IS30 family transposase, with amino-acid sequence MDERCEIYRLHADGKSQRAIGRLMGRSASTIGRELKRNALPRAGYKPAMAERMAWARKRRLPKIERLSPLKTHILDALAMEQSPEQIAGRLKLEGSEHTISAETIYAWIYGPHGRRRKLHRLLPQAKSRRGRRARKGRRDPPIPDRMPIHMRPTKAHLRAEPGHWEADLVHFRKQRACLLTCIERRSRLLLTATLPDKTARTTAEALARLLNRAPKRARKTVTLDNGGEFYDHKSLPVRAFFCDPHSPWQRGSIENANGVLRRSLPRHIRLIKFSDQDIEDITWTYNTTPRKCLGFLTPIEAFAKSIGVALEI; translated from the coding sequence TTGGACGAAAGATGCGAGATTTACCGTCTGCATGCAGACGGTAAATCTCAACGGGCCATTGGGCGGCTGATGGGCCGCTCGGCCTCGACCATTGGCCGGGAATTGAAGCGCAACGCGCTGCCCCGGGCCGGATACAAGCCGGCCATGGCCGAGCGCATGGCCTGGGCGCGCAAACGCCGCCTGCCGAAAATCGAGCGCTTGAGCCCTCTGAAAACCCACATCCTGGATGCACTTGCTATGGAACAGAGCCCGGAGCAGATCGCCGGAAGGCTCAAGCTCGAAGGATCAGAGCATACCATCAGCGCCGAGACAATCTATGCCTGGATCTACGGGCCCCACGGGCGGCGGCGGAAGCTCCACCGCCTGTTGCCGCAGGCCAAATCCCGTCGCGGACGACGGGCCCGAAAAGGGCGGCGCGATCCGCCGATCCCCGACCGGATGCCGATCCATATGCGTCCGACCAAGGCCCATCTGCGCGCCGAGCCGGGCCATTGGGAGGCCGACTTGGTGCACTTCCGCAAGCAACGGGCCTGTTTGCTCACCTGTATCGAGCGGCGGTCTCGGCTGCTGCTCACCGCGACCCTTCCAGACAAAACCGCCCGCACCACCGCCGAGGCGCTGGCCAGGCTGCTCAACCGTGCGCCCAAACGGGCCCGGAAAACCGTCACCCTGGACAACGGCGGCGAGTTCTACGACCACAAGAGCCTGCCTGTGCGCGCCTTCTTTTGCGATCCCCATTCCCCCTGGCAGCGCGGCTCCATCGAGAACGCCAACGGCGTCCTGCGCCGCAGCCTGCCCAGGCACATTCGCCTCATCAAATTCTCCGATCAAGACATCGAGGACATCACATGGACCTACAACACAACGCCCCGAAAATGCCTCGGTTTCCTCACGCCAATCGAGGCATTCGCCAAATCAATCGGTGTTGCACTTGAAATTTGA
- the grxC gene encoding glutaredoxin 3: MAEVEIYTTPICPFCHRAKNLLDKKGVPFTEIDVQGKPDLRSKMTQRAGGRSSVPQVFIDGRSIGGCDDLFDMEFDGELDKLLGAV; the protein is encoded by the coding sequence ATGGCCGAAGTGGAAATCTATACCACGCCCATATGCCCGTTTTGTCATCGGGCCAAGAACCTGCTGGACAAGAAAGGCGTGCCCTTTACTGAAATTGACGTGCAGGGCAAGCCGGACCTGCGGTCAAAGATGACTCAGCGGGCGGGTGGCCGCTCGTCGGTGCCGCAGGTATTCATCGATGGCCGTTCCATCGGCGGCTGCGACGACCTCTTCGACATGGAATTCGACGGCGAATTGGACAAATTGCTAGGAGCCGTTTGA
- a CDS encoding tetratricopeptide repeat protein, whose amino-acid sequence MLAFMGMLLVWPLPPAQADFAAGMTAYEAKDYATAHGEWLPLAEAGEPRAQYWLADLYRFGTGVEQDYKAAIEWYKKAARQTGDGDTMRRAVYALGYMVKRGQGTPRNMDKAECLYRVSAENGYANAQAALHVHLRNKPGIDPTALDWAYRAAAQGNKRSLFIIGNLDLINPYVENSIGYMRLFLSAKKGAQDARTMIEEARNSTNPEVRISFAEGRSLARGWQPEFERVPEPPILTPEHCWP is encoded by the coding sequence ATGCTTGCCTTTATGGGGATGCTTCTCGTCTGGCCCCTGCCCCCCGCCCAGGCGGACTTCGCGGCGGGCATGACGGCCTATGAGGCCAAGGACTATGCGACGGCCCATGGGGAATGGTTGCCGCTTGCCGAGGCCGGGGAGCCGAGGGCGCAATATTGGTTGGCCGATCTGTACCGGTTTGGCACCGGGGTCGAGCAGGATTACAAGGCGGCCATTGAATGGTACAAAAAGGCGGCCCGGCAAACCGGGGATGGCGATACCATGCGGCGAGCGGTCTATGCGCTGGGGTATATGGTGAAGCGGGGTCAGGGAACCCCGAGAAATATGGACAAGGCTGAGTGTTTGTATCGGGTGTCGGCGGAGAATGGCTATGCGAATGCGCAAGCAGCGTTGCATGTGCATTTGAGAAACAAGCCAGGAATTGACCCAACCGCACTCGACTGGGCTTATCGTGCTGCTGCACAGGGGAATAAGAGGAGCCTATTTATCATAGGTAATTTGGATCTGATAAATCCTTATGTTGAAAATTCTATAGGCTATATGCGACTGTTCCTTTCTGCAAAAAAGGGAGCACAAGACGCTAGAACCATGATCGAAGAGGCACGCAACTCGACGAATCCAGAAGTCCGCATTTCCTTTGCAGAAGGGAGGAGTCTAGCACGAGGTTGGCAGCCCGAATTCGAACGCGTTCCTGAACCGCCAATCCTCACACCAGAACATTGTTGGCCGTGA
- a CDS encoding colicin E3/pyocin S6 family cytotoxin → MQPAPQPAIPRRPEETPIHVEQVLAQSPPPLQTDPEDTWDRMAPLKPEEIQAIRAKPVAERTHADQRRLHWAEDYWTNEDIQTETTAFYKLNSEVGAPTGHAKGAEKVAPKVLGRAGGAIGGAVIPDNEGRQTHDVQVGGQDLSFDHGPGDLYNPVYGKDPATGETLNTGMVAVPNGRDADGNPRFDLMPQSNLGKYLDGKMTRTEIADPMPPAPGLEPTPMPEGHGIETYPARQPEKDDGMIVDEPTPPVDTQTPGRPIHETQPEDTYVTMQGQGPDQILPNGKKGQEKWQSGYDEWYEAAGRRIEQEVAKDPINRKISPSESYVWKSLKPEKDGRRKDKDGNIYTWDHGGGGRHKQQIEKFDKKGEHLGAFDPITGRRVTPRDKEKWIKVFFLGQNGQKWYA, encoded by the coding sequence GTGCAACCGGCGCCGCAACCCGCCATCCCGCGCAGGCCAGAGGAAACGCCCATCCACGTCGAACAGGTCCTGGCCCAGAGCCCGCCTCCGCTCCAAACCGATCCCGAGGATACCTGGGACCGCATGGCCCCGCTCAAGCCGGAGGAAATCCAGGCCATCCGCGCCAAACCGGTGGCCGAGCGCACCCATGCGGATCAGCGCCGCCTCCATTGGGCCGAGGATTACTGGACCAACGAGGATATCCAGACCGAAACCACCGCGTTCTACAAGCTCAACAGCGAAGTCGGCGCGCCCACGGGCCATGCCAAGGGCGCCGAGAAAGTTGCTCCCAAAGTCCTGGGTCGCGCGGGCGGCGCCATTGGTGGCGCCGTCATTCCGGACAACGAAGGGCGGCAGACGCACGACGTACAGGTCGGAGGCCAGGACCTGAGCTTCGACCATGGCCCCGGCGATCTGTACAACCCAGTCTATGGAAAAGATCCGGCGACCGGTGAAACGCTCAACACCGGGATGGTCGCGGTTCCCAACGGCCGTGATGCCGATGGCAATCCTCGGTTCGACCTGATGCCCCAATCCAATCTCGGCAAGTACCTCGACGGCAAGATGACCCGAACTGAGATCGCCGACCCCATGCCGCCGGCACCGGGCCTTGAGCCGACCCCCATGCCCGAAGGCCATGGGATCGAAACCTATCCCGCGCGACAGCCTGAGAAAGACGATGGCATGATCGTCGATGAACCCACGCCGCCCGTCGACACCCAGACGCCCGGTCGACCGATCCATGAGACGCAGCCGGAGGATACCTATGTCACCATGCAAGGCCAGGGACCGGACCAGATCCTGCCCAACGGCAAGAAGGGCCAGGAAAAGTGGCAATCCGGATATGACGAATGGTACGAGGCGGCAGGCCGCCGGATCGAGCAGGAGGTGGCGAAGGACCCGATCAACCGCAAAATCTCGCCCTCGGAGAGCTATGTCTGGAAGAGCCTGAAGCCGGAAAAGGACGGGCGGAGGAAAGACAAGGACGGCAACATCTACACCTGGGACCACGGCGGAGGGGGACGTCACAAGCAGCAGATCGAGAAGTTCGACAAGAAAGGCGAACATCTCGGCGCCTTCGATCCGATTACCGGACGAAGAGTCACGCCGCGAGATAAGGAGAAGTGGATCAAAGTCTTCTTCCTGGGCCAAAACGGGCAGAAATGGTATGCATAA
- a CDS encoding DUF4279 domain-containing protein encodes MVNAGVVLEPSETTSVELLEKIPFWYIVEKWHCVMGNGRFDTSDLFYGLDARDHLSVLEEALEDVLPILGQIVNHDAKVTITLQWIGRVGASPPRISSSDLGRLCLPGVTFEMTADWDHGNHHGPIQDVSFCVYGPHPDEVSSFWGLPTRALVKGTTSVSKATGKTRVQRVNAWLLNINSEDENASTENQLKRLFERLGTPAPEWHSFVEKTGARVQVGLHWEGASGAIEPILNYETLKAIGSYKAEIVRSDYYFVPDIAEPWREPEQEPVATTE; translated from the coding sequence ATGGTCAATGCTGGTGTCGTGTTGGAACCTTCCGAAACGACGTCTGTCGAACTTCTTGAAAAGATACCCTTTTGGTACATTGTCGAGAAATGGCATTGCGTAATGGGCAATGGTCGTTTCGACACCTCGGACCTATTCTACGGGCTTGATGCGAGGGACCATCTCTCCGTTCTCGAAGAAGCATTGGAAGACGTTCTCCCGATCTTGGGACAGATTGTTAATCACGATGCCAAGGTGACCATCACGCTGCAATGGATTGGCCGCGTTGGCGCCAGTCCACCCCGCATCTCCTCATCGGACCTGGGGCGCCTTTGCCTCCCCGGGGTCACATTCGAGATGACGGCGGATTGGGACCATGGCAATCATCATGGCCCCATACAAGACGTCTCATTCTGTGTTTATGGCCCACACCCGGACGAAGTTTCGTCTTTTTGGGGTTTGCCGACGCGTGCACTGGTCAAAGGCACGACATCCGTATCGAAGGCCACGGGCAAAACACGCGTCCAACGGGTGAACGCATGGCTATTGAATATCAATAGCGAAGATGAAAACGCCTCTACGGAAAACCAACTCAAGCGCCTGTTCGAGCGTCTCGGAACGCCAGCGCCGGAATGGCACTCTTTCGTCGAGAAGACGGGAGCACGCGTACAGGTTGGATTGCATTGGGAGGGCGCCAGCGGCGCTATTGAGCCGATTTTGAATTACGAAACACTTAAAGCAATCGGCTCGTACAAGGCGGAGATTGTGAGGTCTGACTACTATTTCGTTCCAGATATCGCAGAGCCCTGGAGAGAGCCGGAACAAGAGCCCGTCGCCACCACAGAATGA
- a CDS encoding Spy/CpxP family protein refolding chaperone, producing MKRRTVILSAVAATALVGIIGLSVANANGWGGCPKGGPMGGGYMNQGQMMGQGPMGYGRHGGGKFGRHGMGGFGGRGAGPATMLCSGQMEQKAEWMLQRMTGGLTLSEEQTAKLDAVKKAVADNTENLKTTCADTDLTKTATTPVERMAQMETGMAAMLTAMQSVRPAFDDFYQSLTPEQQQSVTAPRRGRW from the coding sequence ATGAAACGTCGTACCGTCATTCTTTCCGCCGTCGCCGCCACTGCCCTGGTCGGTATCATCGGCCTGTCCGTCGCCAACGCCAATGGTTGGGGCGGCTGCCCCAAGGGTGGACCCATGGGCGGAGGATACATGAATCAGGGCCAGATGATGGGGCAAGGCCCCATGGGCTACGGACGTCACGGCGGCGGCAAGTTCGGTCGTCATGGCATGGGTGGATTTGGCGGTCGGGGAGCCGGCCCCGCCACGATGTTGTGCAGCGGCCAGATGGAACAGAAAGCCGAATGGATGCTGCAACGCATGACCGGTGGCCTGACCCTGAGCGAAGAGCAGACCGCCAAGCTGGACGCGGTAAAGAAAGCCGTGGCCGACAACACCGAAAATCTCAAGACCACCTGCGCCGATACGGATCTGACCAAGACGGCCACCACGCCGGTGGAGCGCATGGCGCAGATGGAAACCGGCATGGCCGCCATGCTCACCGCCATGCAGTCGGTGCGCCCGGCCTTCGATGATTTCTATCAATCCCTGACCCCGGAACAGCAGCAGTCCGTGACCGCCCCCCGTCGCGGCCGCTGGTAA
- a CDS encoding class I SAM-dependent methyltransferase, which yields MVEAHYGLRELQSQPDPKSDNLPKSLETSFEAISGGTGESTLVGGSGNDTLGLLDGVEAQVVGDEGLQLGDAAYVPNQNPDGSFADERQEDGQTPQSNDDNFDPGDGHANHMQARENDPSFSSEETGPRWWENAKSAVANWVDRLDPNHPDNPHNGIPDHYLKIQNPTKHQLVKDIVFAKDADVPGLRQRIEKAFQDDPDTTRRDMALGLLEQRGDKEAVSAYLNGAEGDTNRWNQLTRDDPTPVEMAAMGFGGVTGRYPGRFKSYRLGRGGQSGNDNPVVIDLMGGKQSQKTGSYNVDKKLNHHLDARGEKVTFGDRKKDRTDLIGPAKNTSVPNGSADTALAISPQANYLGEAARILKPGGKLIIGASINKNGKLANKYGRVPDDKTLASLGLRVVSKGSNTRPDEVPKGYVSRREDNNSVIEAEVMRWTVLEKID from the coding sequence ATGGTCGAGGCGCATTACGGGCTCAGAGAGTTGCAGTCACAGCCCGATCCGAAGAGCGACAATCTGCCCAAATCCCTGGAAACCTCCTTCGAAGCAATCTCTGGGGGAACCGGAGAGAGCACCCTGGTTGGTGGTTCCGGCAACGACACTTTAGGCCTGCTCGATGGCGTGGAAGCGCAAGTGGTCGGTGATGAAGGCCTGCAACTGGGTGATGCCGCGTATGTTCCGAACCAGAACCCGGACGGATCCTTTGCCGACGAACGCCAGGAAGATGGCCAGACACCACAATCAAATGACGACAACTTTGACCCTGGTGACGGTCATGCCAACCATATGCAGGCGCGGGAGAACGATCCGTCCTTTTCCAGCGAGGAAACAGGGCCCCGTTGGTGGGAAAATGCAAAGAGTGCTGTCGCGAATTGGGTGGATAGGCTTGATCCGAACCATCCCGATAATCCTCACAATGGAATTCCGGATCATTATCTCAAAATCCAAAACCCGACCAAGCACCAGTTGGTAAAGGATATTGTTTTTGCCAAGGACGCGGACGTGCCCGGCCTGCGCCAGCGCATCGAAAAGGCGTTCCAAGACGATCCGGATACGACCCGCCGGGATATGGCCTTGGGTCTACTCGAGCAGCGTGGTGACAAGGAGGCCGTCAGCGCCTACTTGAACGGTGCTGAAGGCGATACCAACCGCTGGAACCAATTGACTCGTGACGATCCGACACCGGTGGAAATGGCGGCGATGGGCTTTGGCGGCGTCACCGGCAGGTATCCCGGACGTTTCAAGTCATACCGCCTGGGCCGCGGGGGGCAATCGGGAAACGACAATCCGGTGGTCATCGATTTGATGGGCGGAAAACAGTCTCAGAAAACAGGCTCCTACAATGTCGATAAAAAGCTGAATCATCATTTGGACGCCCGGGGCGAGAAGGTCACGTTTGGGGATCGGAAGAAAGACCGAACGGATCTGATCGGCCCAGCAAAGAATACAAGCGTTCCCAACGGGTCCGCTGATACGGCCCTGGCGATCAGTCCTCAAGCAAACTATTTGGGCGAGGCGGCTCGAATTCTCAAGCCGGGCGGCAAGCTGATTATCGGGGCGAGCATAAATAAGAACGGTAAGCTCGCCAACAAATATGGGAGAGTTCCAGATGACAAGACACTTGCAAGCCTTGGATTGCGAGTGGTATCAAAAGGGTCGAATACACGCCCTGATGAAGTTCCAAAAGGCTATGTATCACGTCGCGAGGATAATAACTCGGTGATTGAGGCGGAAGTCATGAGATGGACCGTTTTGGAAAAAATAGACTGA
- a CDS encoding ComF family protein encodes MIETAPASTTARRLVGQALDLLLPPRCLACGTQVADPGTLCGDCWSEMHFLGEPQCATCGQPFEVDLGAGMVCGACLRRPPAWDRARAALAYDDASKGLILSFKHADRTDTAKVFAAWIVRAGEALLNDADLVVPVPLHWTRLFSRRYNQAALLAKILADQSGKEFMPQGLKRMRRTPRMGHLGAKARRRAVSGAIAVAPRAEPRIKDRRVLLVDDVLTSGATATACVRALRKAGASGVDLLTLARVVHPTS; translated from the coding sequence ATGATTGAAACGGCTCCCGCATCCACCACGGCGCGACGCCTCGTGGGGCAAGCCTTGGATCTGTTGCTGCCGCCCCGCTGCCTGGCCTGCGGGACTCAAGTGGCTGATCCCGGCACCCTCTGCGGCGATTGCTGGTCGGAAATGCATTTCCTCGGCGAGCCCCAATGTGCCACCTGCGGCCAGCCTTTCGAAGTGGACTTGGGGGCGGGCATGGTCTGCGGGGCCTGTCTGCGTCGGCCCCCGGCCTGGGATCGGGCGCGCGCCGCCCTGGCCTATGACGATGCCAGCAAGGGCCTGATTCTGTCTTTCAAGCACGCGGATCGGACCGATACGGCCAAGGTTTTTGCCGCCTGGATAGTGCGGGCCGGCGAGGCCTTGCTGAATGATGCCGATCTGGTCGTGCCGGTGCCGCTGCATTGGACCCGGCTGTTTAGCCGCCGCTACAATCAGGCAGCCCTTTTGGCGAAAATCCTGGCCGACCAGAGTGGTAAAGAGTTCATGCCGCAAGGTCTCAAGCGTATGCGCCGTACCCCGCGCATGGGGCACCTGGGGGCCAAGGCCCGCCGCCGAGCGGTCAGCGGCGCCATTGCCGTGGCACCGCGAGCGGAACCCCGCATCAAGGATCGCCGGGTGCTGTTGGTCGATGATGTTCTGACATCGGGGGCGACGGCGACGGCCTGTGTTAGAGCCTTGAGAAAGGCCGGAGCCTCGGGGGTCGATCTGCTGACGTTGGCCCGGGTGGTGCACCCCACATCATAG
- a CDS encoding response regulator: MTTDTPHILIVDDDREIRDLVVRFLRGHGLRVDSAEDGKAMRRAMDNGRFDLVILDVMMPGEDGLTLCRELRSRSSLPIIMLTALGEDTDRIVGLEMGADDYLAKPFNPRELLARIKAVLRRAGPGGESDRVETSGLLRFEGWSLDTARRELRDKDGVLVTLSAGEYDLLAVFATRPQRVLNRDQLLDLTRGREAAPFDRSVDVQLSRLRKKIEPDPTNPVLIKTIRGGGYMMAVPVTKE; encoded by the coding sequence ATGACAACCGACACACCGCATATTCTCATCGTTGATGATGACCGGGAGATCCGTGACCTGGTGGTGCGTTTTCTGCGCGGCCACGGGCTGCGGGTGGACTCGGCCGAGGACGGCAAGGCCATGCGCCGGGCCATGGACAACGGGCGGTTCGACCTGGTCATCCTCGATGTAATGATGCCGGGCGAGGACGGCTTGACCCTGTGCCGCGAGTTGCGCTCCCGGTCATCCCTGCCGATCATCATGCTGACCGCCCTGGGCGAAGACACCGACCGCATCGTCGGGCTGGAGATGGGCGCCGACGACTATCTGGCCAAGCCTTTCAATCCCCGCGAACTGCTGGCCCGTATCAAGGCGGTGCTCCGCCGGGCCGGACCGGGTGGAGAGTCAGACCGCGTCGAGACCAGCGGCCTGCTGCGCTTCGAAGGCTGGAGTTTGGATACCGCGCGGCGTGAACTGCGCGACAAGGATGGGGTGCTGGTCACCCTGAGTGCTGGGGAATATGACCTGCTGGCGGTCTTCGCCACCCGGCCGCAACGGGTACTCAACCGCGACCAGCTTCTGGACCTGACCCGGGGCCGCGAGGCGGCACCCTTTGATCGCAGCGTCGATGTACAATTGTCCCGCCTGCGCAAAAAGATCGAGCCCGACCCGACCAATCCCGTGCTGATCAAGACCATACGCGGCGGCGGCTACATGATGGCCGTTCCCGTGACCAAGGAGTAA
- a CDS encoding ATP-binding protein: MKRLSLAGRVALILLAAVLLVQAAVVATWFGKYRESSKDLFERANLRRIVMTTRLLDERTDKRERFALLAAINSPTLQVRLKQNPPDQDRGFGPPHVRRDISERLQRALPGHVVHVTFDWGRPQRFRPRTERHRWFEGERMKHHHPHDRPAAMKGRMKNRMMPGMPDCDPAIEGDCPDIDAGPDVLSGRMKALIAVSLSDGRWAAFTASLPDPEREWLMRLAGWNLLAALLAAVFAYFAARRLTRPVTRFAEGADRLGRDLDAPPLKESGAPEMRRATRAFNRMQQRLKRFVDDRTLMIAAISHDLRTVLTRLRLRAEYIADDEQRIKALRDLDDMAEMLTATLSFARDDAAEEPTDRVDLASLVRSLCDDLADAGQPVTFVGPDSAILTCRPVALRRAFGNILDNAIKYGERADVTLTTSDEEIRIAIADRGPGIPDDQKEEVFRPFYRMESSRNRETGGTGLGLAVVRNIVHRHGGEIELRDREGGGLEIVVGLPV, from the coding sequence ATGAAACGGCTGAGCCTCGCCGGACGGGTCGCGCTTATCCTGTTGGCCGCCGTCCTGCTGGTACAGGCGGCAGTGGTGGCAACCTGGTTTGGCAAGTACCGGGAATCCTCCAAGGACCTGTTCGAACGGGCCAATCTACGGCGCATTGTCATGACCACGCGGCTGCTCGACGAACGGACCGACAAGCGTGAACGTTTCGCCTTGCTCGCCGCCATCAATAGTCCGACCCTTCAAGTCCGCCTGAAACAAAATCCCCCCGATCAGGACCGGGGCTTCGGCCCGCCGCATGTCCGCCGCGACATCTCCGAACGCCTGCAACGGGCCCTGCCCGGCCATGTGGTGCATGTGACCTTTGATTGGGGACGGCCCCAGCGCTTTCGCCCCAGAACCGAGCGCCACCGCTGGTTCGAAGGCGAACGGATGAAGCATCATCACCCCCATGACCGACCCGCCGCCATGAAAGGGCGAATGAAAAACCGGATGATGCCCGGCATGCCCGATTGCGATCCGGCCATCGAAGGAGACTGCCCGGATATCGACGCCGGGCCGGATGTGTTATCGGGCCGCATGAAGGCACTGATTGCCGTGTCTCTGAGTGACGGACGCTGGGCCGCTTTCACCGCCTCGCTGCCCGATCCCGAACGGGAATGGCTGATGCGGCTGGCCGGATGGAACTTACTTGCCGCCTTGCTGGCCGCCGTCTTCGCCTATTTCGCGGCGCGCCGCCTGACCCGTCCGGTGACCCGCTTTGCCGAGGGCGCCGACCGCCTGGGCCGCGACCTGGACGCACCGCCTTTGAAAGAATCAGGCGCGCCGGAGATGCGCCGCGCCACCCGCGCCTTCAACCGCATGCAGCAACGTCTAAAGCGCTTCGTCGATGACCGCACGCTGATGATCGCCGCTATCTCCCATGATCTGCGCACCGTGCTCACCCGGCTACGGCTGCGGGCGGAATACATCGCCGACGATGAGCAACGGATCAAGGCCCTGCGCGACCTGGACGACATGGCCGAAATGCTGACCGCGACCTTGTCCTTTGCTCGCGACGACGCGGCGGAAGAACCCACCGACCGGGTGGATCTGGCCAGTCTGGTGCGCAGCCTTTGCGACGATCTGGCCGACGCCGGACAGCCGGTCACTTTCGTCGGCCCCGACAGCGCCATCCTCACCTGCCGCCCGGTGGCCCTGCGCCGGGCCTTCGGCAATATTTTGGACAATGCGATCAAATACGGTGAGCGGGCCGATGTGACCCTGACCACGTCGGACGAGGAGATCCGTATCGCCATCGCCGACCGGGGGCCCGGCATCCCCGACGACCAGAAGGAAGAGGTCTTCCGGCCATTCTATCGCATGGAAAGCTCCCGCAACCGGGAAACCGGCGGCACCGGCCTGGGTCTGGCCGTGGTGCGCAACATCGTGCATCGCCATGGCGGCGAAATCGAACTGCGCGACCGGGAGGGGGGCGGATTGGAGATCGTGGTGGGGCTGCCGGTTTGA
- a CDS encoding fatty acid desaturase produces the protein MVSQKRSDAHTAIPIVANFCLAGLFTLVNLSLCLAVPLWLLPLDIAWGWLLIPLVLTTPAFWALIHECVHGVFHPNRTVNNGVGRFFGWQFGAPFRVLRQAHLIHHKVSRTAMDRPEVWNREGESWLARAINYYGNLIIGLYATEVSALVLCWIPQPWLGRVVRIIFRPRDEGSPDVRDWAVKQLVEDGRHWALRLDALIICVLYGLSFWLYGAYWPLLLAAILGRGFLISFLDNIYHYGTPLDQIRYSLNLSLPGWTSALILHFNHHRTHHLFPHVPWRGLPAIHAEKDRGYEQSYAFAALNQLKGPIAMETLQQP, from the coding sequence ATGGTCTCGCAAAAACGATCAGACGCTCATACCGCTATTCCCATCGTTGCCAACTTCTGTCTGGCGGGGCTGTTCACGCTGGTCAATTTGAGCCTCTGCTTGGCTGTTCCGCTGTGGCTTCTGCCTCTGGACATTGCTTGGGGCTGGCTGTTGATTCCCCTGGTGTTGACCACCCCGGCGTTCTGGGCCCTGATCCACGAATGCGTCCATGGGGTTTTTCATCCAAACCGAACAGTCAATAATGGCGTCGGGCGTTTTTTCGGCTGGCAGTTCGGGGCGCCATTCCGGGTCTTGCGACAGGCCCACCTGATCCATCACAAGGTCAGCCGCACCGCCATGGACCGACCGGAGGTTTGGAATCGTGAGGGGGAATCCTGGCTTGCCCGAGCGATAAACTACTATGGCAATCTGATCATCGGCCTTTATGCCACCGAGGTTTCGGCCTTGGTCCTGTGCTGGATTCCGCAGCCCTGGCTGGGCCGGGTGGTGCGGATCATCTTCCGGCCTCGGGACGAGGGATCGCCGGATGTGCGCGACTGGGCGGTCAAGCAATTGGTGGAAGACGGGCGTCATTGGGCCTTGCGCCTGGATGCTTTGATCATCTGCGTGCTCTATGGCCTGTCCTTCTGGCTTTATGGGGCGTACTGGCCTTTGTTGTTGGCGGCGATCCTCGGGCGGGGATTTCTGATCTCCTTCCTGGACAACATCTATCACTACGGCACGCCGCTGGACCAAATCCGCTATTCCCTGAACCTGTCGCTACCCGGTTGGACCTCGGCGCTGATCCTGCACTTCAACCACCACCGAACCCATCACCTGTTTCCCCATGTCCCTTGGCGTGGTCTGCCCGCGATTCATGCGGAAAAAGATCGGGGCTATGAGCAAAGCTACGCCTTTGCCGCGCTGAATCAGTTGAAGGGCCCCATAGCCATGGAGACCCTTCAACAACCCTGA